A DNA window from Gillisia sp. Hel1_33_143 contains the following coding sequences:
- a CDS encoding SatD family protein, with the protein MIAVLTADLIDSTHYEEEILKTVLNSLSEEFEKLVAQYGKENVRFNIYRGDSFQGIINQPEAALEIMMQIKTAVNKIHLKKTKKNKSYSKIADFKMAIGIGTLDFERDSISESNGQAFLYSGRTLDTMNNDSRKTMIKTEYEEINEEFNTAFYLMDTLTEKWSTASAEVVYYLLKNLKEREVATAIGISQSAVNQRKKAAGWDAIEGLLIRFKNVVETRFVNIKII; encoded by the coding sequence ATGATAGCAGTTCTAACAGCAGATTTAATAGATTCTACTCATTATGAGGAGGAAATCTTGAAAACCGTATTAAACAGTCTCTCTGAAGAATTTGAGAAGCTTGTTGCGCAATATGGTAAAGAAAACGTACGCTTTAATATTTATAGAGGCGATAGTTTTCAGGGAATCATTAATCAGCCAGAAGCGGCATTGGAAATAATGATGCAAATAAAAACTGCGGTGAACAAAATTCATCTAAAAAAGACAAAAAAGAATAAAAGCTATTCGAAAATAGCAGATTTTAAAATGGCCATTGGAATAGGAACTTTGGATTTTGAAAGAGATTCTATATCTGAATCTAATGGACAGGCATTTTTATATTCTGGAAGAACATTAGATACAATGAATAATGACTCCAGAAAAACCATGATAAAAACAGAATATGAAGAAATAAATGAGGAATTTAATACAGCTTTCTATTTAATGGATACTTTAACCGAAAAGTGGAGCACAGCATCTGCAGAAGTTGTATACTATTTGCTCAAAAACCTCAAAGAAAGAGAAGTAGCAACAGCAATAGGTATTAGTCAGTCTGCCGTTAATCAGCGTAAAAAGGCAGCGGGTTGGGATGCAATAGAAGGATTATTAATAAGATTTAAAAATGTGGTAGAAACAAGATTTGTAAATATAAAAATAATATGA